The following coding sequences are from one Triticum aestivum cultivar Chinese Spring chromosome 5A, IWGSC CS RefSeq v2.1, whole genome shotgun sequence window:
- the LOC123107183 gene encoding putative clathrin assembly protein At4g40080, whose translation MGLKLLRLAATLLSPGAASPASGADAQGAVLRATAHHPSTAPPSAHHLDALLAFGRGSRLSAAALASAFTDRLRAAASGGGDAAVALKCLVALRVLLARGAFILRDQLLVALLRHPASGRNPLALAAFPLGRSFAAASWVRFSARLLEVLLLLPDASCDPDHLTALPNPRLVSELAAFASVAAAVRQAPPPSCAPQAHALVWEAVRLAEEDRVTAERNIAARVREMGERLDTLGLADAMELVCVLKRVEESAASPPEWKWAGLDEAVVADARRLRERAEEVLLRRTEQDRRLLRRDPAWSASARVAMLPARGGDGPAVRFGSSRWSGAVPSWR comes from the coding sequence ATGGGCCTCAAGCTCCTGCGGCTCGCGGCGACGCTGCTCTCCCCGGGGGCCGCCTCCCCGGCCTCCGGCGCCGACGCGCAGGGCGCGGTGCTGCGGGCGACGGCGCACCACCCGTCCACGGCCCCGCCGTCCGCGCACCACCTGGACGCGCTCCTCGCCTTCGGCCGCGGCTCGCGCCTCTCCGCCGCGGCGCTCGCGTCCGCCTTCACGGACCGCCTGCGCGCCGcggcctccggcggcggcgacgccgccgtggCCCTCAAGTGCCTCGTCGCGCTCAGGGTCCTGCTCGCCCGCGGCGCCTTCATCCTCCGCGACCAGCTCCTCGTCGCCCTCCTCCGCCACCCGGCCTCCGGCCGCAACCCGCTCGCGCTCGCCGCCTTCCCGCTCGGCCGctccttcgcggccgcctcctggGTCCGCTTCTCCGCGCGCCTCCTCGAGGTGCTCCTCCTGCTGCCGGACGCCTCCTGCGACCCCGACCACCTCACCGCGCTCCCCAACCCGCGCCTCGTCTCCGAGCTCGCCGCcttcgcctccgtcgccgccgccgtccgccaggCGCCGCCCCCTTCCTGCGCGCCGCAGGCCCACGCCCTCGTCTGGGAGGCCGTCCGGCTCGCCGAGGAGGACCGCGTCACGGCGGAGCGCAACATCGCCGCGAGGGTCCGGGAGATGGGCGAGCGCCTCGACACGCTCGGCCTGGCGGACGCGATGGAGCTGGTGTGCGTGCTGAAGCGGGTGGAGGAGAGCGCGGCGTCCCCGCCGGAGTGGAAGTGGGCGGGGCTGGACGAGGCCGTCGTGGCCGACGCGCGGCGGCTGCGCGAGCGCGCCGAGGAGGTGCTGCTGCGGAGGACGGAGCAGGACAGGCGGCTGCTGCGGAGGGACCCGGCGTGGAGCGCGTCCGCGCGCGTCGCCATGCTGCcggcccgcggcggcgacggccCGGCCGTCCGGTTCGGCTCCTCGCGGTGGTCCGGCGCAGTTCCTTCGTGGCGATAG